One window of the Pseudomonas sihuiensis genome contains the following:
- a CDS encoding alpha/beta fold hydrolase, which yields MRPETAVVEINRKHNVHTEFYGNPAASKTIILVNGSLATTASFAQTIKYLQPQFNVVAFDLPYAGQSKPYNSDFTPISKEDEAAILLHLIDLYGANYLMSFSWGGVASMLALAQRPATLEKAAICSFSPILNVPMLDYLHKGLRFLNAVDRDNVALLVNSTIGKHLPSLFKRFNHKHISTLDEHEYRQMYAHIKQVLSMEANCGKECLQAIDIPLLFVNGDRDEYTSVEDACLFAQHIDHAQFAVIDDAGHFLDMEHKAAWLQSQRVLLDFFNAPSKRLQLPVKGDLRDLQAMAV from the coding sequence ATGAGGCCAGAAACCGCAGTCGTCGAGATCAACAGGAAGCACAACGTACACACGGAGTTCTACGGCAATCCGGCAGCAAGCAAGACCATCATCCTGGTCAACGGCTCTCTGGCGACCACCGCCTCGTTCGCGCAAACGATCAAGTACCTGCAGCCGCAGTTCAACGTAGTGGCCTTCGACCTGCCCTATGCCGGCCAGTCGAAGCCCTACAACAGCGACTTCACGCCCATCAGCAAGGAAGACGAAGCGGCGATCCTGCTGCACCTGATCGACCTCTACGGCGCCAACTACCTGATGTCCTTCTCCTGGGGCGGTGTCGCCTCCATGCTAGCCCTGGCCCAACGCCCGGCGACGCTGGAGAAGGCCGCCATCTGCTCCTTCTCGCCGATCCTCAACGTGCCGATGCTCGACTACCTGCACAAGGGCCTGCGCTTCTTGAACGCGGTGGATCGCGACAACGTCGCCCTGCTGGTCAACAGCACCATCGGCAAGCACCTGCCGTCGCTGTTCAAGCGCTTCAACCACAAGCACATCAGCACCCTGGATGAGCACGAATACCGGCAGATGTACGCGCACATCAAGCAGGTGCTGAGCATGGAAGCGAACTGCGGCAAGGAATGCCTGCAGGCCATCGACATCCCGCTACTATTCGTCAACGGCGACCGTGACGAATACACCTCGGTGGAGGACGCCTGCCTGTTCGCCCAGCACATCGACCACGCCCAGTTCGCCGTGATCGACGATGCCGGCCACTTCCTCGACATGGAACACAAGGCCGCCTGGCTGCAGAGCCAACGCGTGCTGCTGGACTTTTTCAACGCCCCCAGCAAACGCCTGCAACTGCCAGTCAAAGGCGACCTGCGCGACCTCCAGGCAATGGCGGTATGA
- a CDS encoding pseudouridine synthase, whose product MRLDRFLSNFPRFSRQDSRLLISAGRLRVDGAVVHDPRHEVRDFQRVELDDELLQAGRSARYWMLHKPVGVVSATEHDEHRTVLDLLAEPDKHDLHLAGRLDLNTSGLLLITNDGRWSRRITQPQQRKPKVYHVTTEQPITAEYAEVFAQGLYFAFEDLTTLPAQLDVLSSHQARLTLFEGRYHQVKRMFGYFRNRVVALHRESMGEIVLDPQLAPGQYRALTDAEIASV is encoded by the coding sequence ATGCGCCTGGATCGCTTCCTCAGCAACTTCCCGCGCTTCAGCCGCCAGGACAGCCGCCTGCTGATCAGCGCCGGCCGCCTGCGTGTGGACGGCGCCGTGGTACACGACCCGCGACATGAGGTGCGCGACTTCCAGCGCGTCGAGCTGGATGACGAACTGCTGCAAGCCGGGCGTAGCGCGCGCTACTGGATGCTGCACAAACCGGTCGGTGTGGTCAGCGCCACCGAGCACGACGAACACCGTACCGTCCTCGACCTGCTCGCCGAGCCGGACAAGCACGACCTGCACCTGGCCGGTCGCCTCGACCTGAACACCAGCGGCCTGCTGCTGATCACCAACGACGGGCGCTGGTCGCGGCGCATCACCCAGCCGCAGCAGCGCAAGCCCAAGGTCTACCACGTCACCACCGAACAGCCGATCACCGCCGAATACGCCGAGGTCTTCGCCCAAGGTTTGTACTTCGCCTTCGAAGACCTCACCACCCTGCCCGCCCAGCTCGACGTACTGAGCAGCCACCAAGCACGGCTGACCCTGTTCGAAGGCCGTTACCACCAGGTCAAGCGTATGTTCGGTTACTTCCGCAATCGCGTCGTCGCCCTGCACCGCGAAAGCATGGGCGAAATCGTCCTCGACCCACAGCTCGCCCCCGGCCAATACCGCGCACTGACGGATGCGGAAATCGCCAGCGTTTGA
- a CDS encoding cysteine-rich CWC family protein, whose protein sequence is MDTQHCPLCGKSNQCSVAAGRDEPCWCFDAQIDPAALQRLTPEQCNQACLCPACAGALKATEPRERD, encoded by the coding sequence ATGGACACTCAACACTGCCCGCTATGCGGCAAGAGCAACCAGTGCAGCGTCGCCGCCGGGCGTGACGAGCCCTGCTGGTGCTTCGACGCGCAAATCGACCCTGCCGCGCTGCAGCGCCTGACGCCCGAGCAATGCAACCAGGCCTGCCTGTGCCCCGCCTGCGCTGGTGCACTGAAGGCCACTGAACCCCGCGAGCGCGATTGA
- a CDS encoding sensor domain-containing diguanylate cyclase produces the protein MSLRPKRHTQTSLVLLLLFLLGSGFLTTSLLSYYASRDSIRDSIINTELPLTSDTVYSEIQKDLVRPILISSMMARDTFLRDWVLAGEQDTGQMTRYLREVQEHYGAFTSFFVSDRTSTYYQAKGVLKQVKPEEPRDVWYYRVRGLKEPYEINVDVDMANADRLTIFINYKVLDYDGSFIGATGVGLAVDAVVKLIDEYQARYERSVYFVDTTGRITLTGAQGGPMGAQVGDSLADVPGLDGLMEKLPTPQSGQFEYQEQGREHFLNVRYIPELEWYLFVDKQDKALAGIRQGLYINLLLCLLVTVIVLTLVSLAIRRYQRRIAALATTDSLTDLPNRRGFDILAEQALQEAQRDSSPLCAVLLDLDNFKLINDQHGHLAGDQVLHDFAQQLRGTLRQSDILCRWGGEEFILLLKNTDRQAAHDLAEKLRQQCAEQRHEVEGQSLQVTVSLGLSQWHAGESLHTLLGRTDRALYRAKQAGRDRVCLDL, from the coding sequence ATGTCCCTGCGCCCCAAACGGCACACGCAAACCTCGTTGGTGTTACTGCTCCTGTTCCTGCTCGGTAGCGGCTTTCTCACCACCTCGCTGCTGAGCTATTACGCCTCGCGCGACTCGATTCGCGACAGCATCATCAACACCGAACTGCCACTGACCTCCGACACCGTCTATTCGGAAATCCAGAAGGACCTGGTGCGCCCTATCCTCATCTCCTCGATGATGGCCCGTGACACCTTCCTGCGTGACTGGGTGCTGGCCGGCGAACAGGACACCGGACAGATGACTCGCTACCTGCGTGAAGTGCAGGAGCACTACGGCGCCTTTACCAGCTTCTTCGTCTCCGACAGGACCAGCACCTACTACCAGGCCAAGGGCGTGCTCAAGCAGGTCAAGCCGGAAGAGCCGCGTGACGTCTGGTACTACCGCGTACGCGGCCTCAAGGAGCCCTACGAGATCAACGTCGACGTCGACATGGCCAACGCCGACCGTCTGACCATCTTCATCAACTACAAGGTGCTCGACTACGACGGCAGCTTCATTGGCGCCACCGGCGTCGGCCTGGCCGTCGATGCCGTGGTCAAGCTGATCGACGAATATCAGGCGCGCTATGAGCGCAGCGTCTACTTCGTCGACACCACCGGGCGCATCACCCTCACTGGCGCCCAAGGCGGACCAATGGGCGCCCAGGTCGGCGATTCACTGGCCGACGTGCCCGGCCTCGACGGCCTAATGGAAAAACTGCCCACGCCGCAAAGCGGTCAGTTCGAGTACCAGGAGCAGGGCCGCGAGCACTTCCTCAACGTGCGCTACATCCCCGAGCTGGAGTGGTATCTGTTCGTCGACAAGCAGGACAAGGCCCTGGCCGGCATCCGCCAGGGGCTCTACATCAACCTGCTGTTGTGCCTGCTGGTCACCGTCATCGTGCTGACCCTGGTGAGCCTGGCGATTCGTCGCTACCAGCGTCGCATCGCCGCCCTGGCCACCACCGACAGCCTCACCGACCTGCCCAACCGCCGTGGCTTCGACATTCTCGCCGAACAGGCGCTGCAGGAAGCGCAGCGCGACAGCAGCCCGCTGTGCGCCGTACTGCTGGACCTCGACAACTTCAAGCTGATCAACGACCAGCACGGCCACCTTGCCGGCGACCAGGTGTTGCACGATTTCGCCCAGCAACTACGCGGCACGCTGCGCCAGTCCGACATTCTCTGCCGCTGGGGTGGCGAGGAGTTCATCCTGCTGCTGAAGAACACCGACCGCCAGGCTGCCCATGACCTGGCCGAGAAACTGCGCCAGCAATGCGCCGAACAGCGCCATGAAGTCGAAGGCCAGAGCCTGCAGGTCACCGTCAGCCTTGGCCTCAGCCAGTGGCATGCCGGCGAGAGCCTGCACACCCTGCTCGGTCGCACCGACCGCGCGCTGTACCGTGCCAAGCAAGCTGGGCGCGACCGCGTCTGCCTCGATCTCTGA
- the uca gene encoding urea carboxylase → MFDKLLIANRGAIACRILRTLRELNVGGVAVYSEADAASLHIQQANEAFSLGDGPAAQTYLVVDKILAAAKACGAKAIHPGYGFLSENAAFAEACEAAGIAFVGPTPEQLRVFGLKHTARALAKQHGVPMLEGTELLENLDAALVAGEAVGYPVMLKSTAGGGGIGMRVCRSAEELSDAFEAVKRLGQNNFSDSGVFIEKYIQRARHLEVQVFGDGQGDVLALGVRDCSVQRRNQKVLEETPAPNLPAGMADELCAAAIKLAKAVNYRSAGTVEFVYDSEAERFYFLEVNTRLQVEHGVTEQVWGVDLVRWMIELAAGDLPPLGDLAKSLKPCGHAIQARLYAEDPGRDFQPSPGLLTAVQFPEADGKALRIDTWVEAGCEIPPYFDPMIAKLITWQPTREQASAALDKALGDSVLYGVECNRDYLRQILADAPFASGSPWTRCLENLVYQASTFEVLSAGTQTSVQDFPGRLGYWAVGVPPSGPMDSRALRLGNCLLGNDEGAAALEITMSGPLLRFNTDAVVAITGAEIPLAVDGVEQPMNTALLIQAGSTLALGTIAGSGARSYLSIRGGIQVPDYLGSKSTFTLGQFGGHGGRALRAGDVLHLLPLADTSSGAQLPVELCPALPAVRELRVIYGPHGAPEYFTPGYVDSFLATDWEVHFNSSRTGVRLIGPKPEWVRDSGGEAGLHPSNIHDNPYAIGAVDFTGDMPVILGPDGPSLGGFVCLVTIIEADLWQLGQLKAGDKVRFVPVDIAMARALAKASASECTSLCGSGRAALRFSRDAGGTEITDKSAPTDATVARMQSGEIAAPESRIASGLQSPILLDLGHADTRLVARLSGDTHLLLEIGQPELDLVLRFRGHALMQALEAKQLDGVIDLTPGIRSLQVHYQPETLPLQTLLDIVAGEWDAVCAARDLKVPSRIVHLPLSWDDPACQLAIDKYMTTVRKDAPWCPSNLEFIRRINDLPNLDEVYRTVFDASYLVMGLGDVYLGAPVATPLDPRHRLVTTKYNPARTWTAENSVGIGGAYMCVYGMEGPGGYQFVGRTLQMWNRYRAVEAFDGKPWLLRFFDQIRFYPVSADELLRIRRDFPLGRYPLHIEHSELALADYQQFLDAEAEGIDAFRQQQRAAFDAERQRWIDSGQAHFEVEEVAAELGDDAPLAAGQHGIESHIAGNLWQVQVEAGAQVQAGDVLVILESMKMEIPLTAPMAGTVREVRVQPGSPVRAGQRVVVLEEA, encoded by the coding sequence ATGTTCGACAAACTCCTGATCGCCAACCGTGGCGCCATCGCCTGCCGCATTTTGCGCACCCTGCGTGAGCTGAACGTCGGCGGCGTCGCCGTCTACTCCGAAGCCGACGCTGCCAGCCTGCATATCCAGCAGGCCAACGAGGCGTTTTCTCTCGGCGACGGCCCGGCCGCGCAGACCTACCTGGTGGTCGACAAGATTCTCGCCGCTGCCAAGGCCTGCGGCGCCAAAGCCATTCACCCCGGCTACGGCTTTCTCTCCGAAAACGCCGCCTTCGCCGAAGCCTGCGAAGCCGCCGGCATCGCCTTCGTAGGCCCGACGCCCGAGCAATTGCGCGTGTTCGGTCTCAAGCACACCGCCCGCGCCCTGGCCAAACAGCACGGAGTGCCCATGCTCGAAGGCACCGAACTGCTGGAAAACCTCGACGCCGCGCTGGTCGCAGGCGAAGCCGTCGGCTACCCGGTGATGCTGAAAAGCACCGCTGGCGGTGGCGGCATCGGTATGCGCGTCTGCCGCTCGGCCGAGGAACTGAGTGACGCCTTCGAGGCGGTCAAACGCCTGGGGCAGAACAACTTCAGCGACAGCGGCGTCTTCATCGAGAAATACATCCAGCGCGCCCGCCATCTGGAAGTGCAGGTGTTCGGCGATGGCCAGGGCGACGTGCTCGCCCTCGGCGTGCGCGATTGCTCGGTGCAGCGTCGCAACCAGAAGGTGCTGGAAGAAACCCCGGCGCCGAACCTGCCCGCTGGCATGGCCGACGAACTCTGCGCGGCGGCGATCAAGCTGGCCAAGGCGGTGAATTACCGCAGCGCCGGCACCGTCGAATTCGTCTACGACAGCGAGGCCGAGCGCTTCTACTTCCTCGAAGTGAACACCCGCCTGCAGGTCGAGCACGGCGTCACCGAACAGGTGTGGGGCGTCGATTTGGTGCGCTGGATGATCGAACTGGCGGCCGGCGATCTGCCGCCACTCGGCGATCTGGCCAAGAGCCTGAAGCCCTGCGGCCATGCCATCCAGGCGCGCCTGTACGCCGAAGACCCGGGCCGTGACTTCCAGCCCAGCCCCGGCCTGCTCACCGCCGTGCAATTTCCCGAAGCCGACGGTAAGGCGCTGCGTATCGACACCTGGGTCGAAGCCGGTTGCGAGATTCCGCCCTACTTCGACCCGATGATCGCCAAGCTGATCACCTGGCAGCCAACCCGCGAACAAGCCAGCGCCGCTCTGGACAAAGCCCTTGGCGATTCCGTGCTGTACGGCGTGGAATGCAACCGCGACTACCTGCGCCAGATCCTGGCTGACGCGCCCTTCGCCAGCGGCTCGCCCTGGACGCGCTGCCTGGAGAATCTGGTCTACCAGGCCAGCACCTTCGAAGTGCTGAGCGCCGGCACCCAGACCAGCGTGCAGGACTTCCCCGGCCGCCTCGGCTACTGGGCCGTTGGTGTGCCGCCGTCCGGGCCGATGGACAGCCGCGCCCTGCGCCTGGGCAACTGTCTGCTCGGCAACGACGAAGGCGCCGCTGCGCTGGAAATCACCATGAGCGGCCCGCTGCTGCGCTTCAATACCGACGCGGTGGTCGCCATCACCGGCGCCGAGATCCCGCTGGCCGTCGATGGCGTGGAACAGCCGATGAACACCGCCCTGCTGATCCAGGCCGGCAGCACCCTGGCCCTCGGCACCATTGCCGGGTCCGGCGCACGTAGCTACCTGAGCATTCGCGGCGGCATTCAGGTGCCGGACTACCTGGGCAGCAAGAGCACCTTCACCCTCGGCCAGTTCGGCGGCCACGGCGGACGTGCCCTACGTGCCGGCGACGTGCTGCACCTGCTGCCGCTCGCCGATACCAGCAGCGGCGCGCAGTTGCCTGTCGAACTCTGCCCTGCCCTGCCAGCCGTGCGCGAGCTGCGCGTGATCTACGGCCCCCACGGCGCGCCGGAATATTTCACACCCGGTTATGTCGACAGCTTCCTCGCCACCGACTGGGAAGTTCATTTCAACTCCAGCCGCACCGGCGTACGCCTGATCGGCCCGAAACCGGAATGGGTGCGCGACAGCGGCGGCGAAGCCGGCCTGCACCCCTCGAACATCCACGACAACCCCTACGCCATCGGCGCGGTGGATTTTACCGGCGATATGCCGGTGATTCTGGGGCCCGATGGCCCCAGCCTGGGCGGCTTCGTCTGCCTGGTGACCATCATCGAGGCCGACCTGTGGCAGCTCGGCCAGCTCAAGGCCGGCGACAAGGTGCGCTTCGTGCCGGTGGATATCGCCATGGCAAGGGCGTTGGCCAAAGCCAGTGCCAGCGAATGCACCAGCCTTTGTGGGAGCGGCCGGGCGGCGCTCCGCTTCAGCCGCGATGCAGGCGGCACCGAAATCACGGATAAATCCGCTCCTACAGACGCGACCGTAGCCCGGATGCAATCCGGGGAAATCGCAGCACCTGAGTCCCGGATTGCATCCGGGCTACAAAGTCCAATCCTCCTCGACCTGGGCCACGCCGACACCCGCCTGGTCGCGCGCCTTTCCGGTGACACCCACCTGCTGCTGGAAATCGGCCAGCCGGAACTCGACCTGGTGCTGCGTTTCCGTGGCCATGCGTTGATGCAGGCGCTGGAGGCCAAGCAGCTCGACGGCGTAATCGACCTGACGCCAGGCATCCGCTCGCTACAGGTGCACTACCAACCGGAAACCCTGCCGTTGCAGACGCTGCTCGATATCGTTGCCGGCGAGTGGGACGCGGTATGCGCCGCGCGCGACCTCAAGGTGCCGTCGCGTATCGTCCATCTGCCGCTGTCCTGGGACGACCCGGCCTGCCAGCTGGCCATCGACAAGTACATGACCACCGTACGCAAGGACGCCCCCTGGTGCCCGAGCAACCTGGAGTTCATCCGCCGCATCAACGACCTGCCGAACCTCGACGAGGTGTACCGCACGGTATTCGACGCCAGCTACCTGGTCATGGGCCTGGGTGACGTCTACCTCGGCGCACCGGTGGCCACCCCGCTCGACCCGCGCCATCGCCTGGTCACCACCAAGTACAACCCGGCGCGCACCTGGACGGCGGAAAACTCGGTCGGCATCGGCGGCGCCTACATGTGCGTGTACGGCATGGAAGGCCCCGGCGGCTACCAGTTCGTCGGCCGCACCCTGCAGATGTGGAACCGCTACCGCGCAGTCGAAGCCTTCGACGGCAAGCCCTGGCTGCTGCGTTTCTTCGACCAGATCCGCTTCTACCCGGTATCGGCTGACGAACTGCTTCGTATCCGCCGCGACTTCCCGCTCGGTCGCTACCCGCTGCACATCGAACACAGCGAACTGGCCCTGGCCGACTACCAGCAGTTTCTCGATGCCGAGGCAGAGGGCATCGACGCCTTCCGCCAGCAACAGCGCGCCGCCTTCGATGCCGAACGCCAGCGCTGGATCGACAGCGGCCAGGCGCATTTCGAAGTCGAGGAAGTGGCCGCCGAACTCGGCGATGACGCCCCGCTGGCAGCCGGCCAACACGGCATCGAAAGCCATATCGCCGGCAACCTCTGGCAGGTGCAGGTGGAAGCCGGCGCGCAGGTGCAGGCTGGCGACGTACTGGTGATCCTCGAGTCGATGAAGATGGAAATCCCGCTCACCGCACCGATGGCCGGCACCGTGCGCGAAGTACGCGTACAGCCGGGCTCGCCCGTGCGCGCCGGGCAGCGTGTGGTGGTGTTGGAAGAGGCCTGA
- a CDS encoding urea amidolyase associated protein UAAP2, giving the protein MTLTASNLHPETAVFRHTIPAGEPYLFEVKAGQTLRLHDLEGNQAIDTLFFAARNPRERFDPQRTLRKQNNVYLTTGTVLYSNLGKPLLTIVADTCGRHDTLGGACAQESNTVRYALDKRYMHSCRDNFLRASLHDGRLSKRDIGANINFFMNVPVTPEGGLTFEDGISAPGKYVELRAETDVIVLISNCPQLNNPCNGWNPTPAEVLVWN; this is encoded by the coding sequence ATGACCCTTACCGCCAGCAACCTGCATCCCGAAACCGCCGTGTTCCGCCACACCATCCCGGCGGGCGAACCCTACCTGTTCGAGGTCAAGGCTGGGCAGACCCTGCGCCTGCACGACCTCGAAGGCAACCAGGCGATCGACACCCTGTTCTTCGCCGCACGCAACCCACGTGAACGCTTCGACCCGCAGCGCACCCTGCGCAAGCAGAACAACGTCTACCTGACCACCGGCACGGTGCTCTACTCCAACCTCGGCAAGCCGCTGCTGACCATCGTCGCCGACACCTGTGGTCGCCACGACACCCTCGGCGGCGCCTGCGCGCAGGAGAGCAACACCGTTCGCTATGCGCTGGACAAGCGCTATATGCACAGCTGCCGCGACAACTTCCTGCGCGCCAGCCTGCACGACGGCCGCCTGAGCAAGCGCGACATCGGCGCCAACATCAACTTCTTCATGAACGTACCGGTAACCCCCGAAGGCGGCCTGACCTTCGAGGACGGCATCTCCGCGCCCGGCAAGTACGTGGAGCTGCGTGCCGAGACCGACGTGATCGTGCTGATCTCCAACTGCCCGCAACTGAACAACCCGTGCAATGGCTGGAACCCGACGCCAGCCGAAGTGCTGGTGTGGAACTGA
- a CDS encoding urea amidolyase associated protein UAAP1, with amino-acid sequence MTTALTLRPTLYEETVPGGGHTSFILKRGQLLRITDIEGGANVSLLLFNAAEKSERLNLPDTLKGQHTAKLTAGHCLYSDMGKVLAAITADTCGWHDSFGGVLNADEVLEKYGQGRYQELRNGFFRNGMDNLLVEMGKWDLNLLDLLMNLNLFSRVDVDADGAFHFQPDNSQAGDYIELYAPMDTLVVLTALQHPMDPNPQYAPKPVQLTWSKVDSDGITVLCRTSRPENGRGFHNTERQYI; translated from the coding sequence ATGACTACTGCCCTCACCCTGCGCCCCACTCTCTATGAGGAAACCGTCCCCGGCGGCGGCCACACCTCATTCATCCTCAAGCGCGGCCAACTGCTGCGCATTACCGATATCGAGGGTGGCGCCAACGTCAGCCTGCTGCTGTTCAACGCCGCCGAGAAAAGCGAGCGCCTGAACCTGCCCGACACCCTCAAGGGCCAGCACACCGCCAAGCTCACCGCCGGCCACTGCTTGTACTCGGACATGGGCAAGGTGCTGGCGGCCATCACCGCTGACACCTGCGGCTGGCACGACAGCTTCGGCGGCGTGTTGAACGCCGACGAAGTGCTGGAGAAGTACGGCCAGGGCCGCTACCAGGAACTGCGCAACGGCTTCTTCCGCAACGGCATGGACAACCTGCTGGTGGAGATGGGCAAGTGGGATCTCAACCTGCTCGACCTGCTGATGAACCTCAACCTGTTCAGCCGCGTGGACGTCGACGCCGATGGCGCCTTCCACTTCCAGCCCGACAACAGCCAGGCCGGCGACTACATCGAGTTGTACGCGCCGATGGACACCCTGGTGGTGCTCACCGCCCTGCAACACCCGATGGACCCCAACCCGCAGTACGCACCCAAGCCGGTGCAACTGACCTGGAGCAAGGTCGACAGCGACGGCATCACCGTGCTCTGCCGCACCTCGCGCCCGGAGAACGGCCGCGGCTTCCACAACACCGAACGCCAGTACATCTGA
- a CDS encoding putative urea ABC transporter substrate-binding protein has product MRKYRLLSFAAAGLAAVLSFSAHAEKKDSFSVCWTLYAGWMPWGHASTSGIIDKWAKKYGIDIDVVQLNDYVESINQYSVGQFDGCTMTNMDALTIPAAGGVDSTALIVGDYSNGNDGLLIKGEGKTLADIKGMQVNLVELSVSHYFLARALESAGMSERDVTVVNTSDADIIAAYTTPSVQAAATWNPMLAEIIAQPGSTQVFDSSKIPGEILDMMVVNTQTLKDNPDFGKALVGAWFEILELMQSGTPEATEALTEMAKASGTDLAGYQAQLATTKLFYTPQETLDFVTSPALPETMTKVANFSFEHGILGEGARSADAIGMTFAGDVTTGDSANIKLRFDPSYVQMAVDGKL; this is encoded by the coding sequence ATGCGCAAGTACCGTCTGCTCTCCTTCGCCGCTGCCGGTCTGGCCGCGGTGCTCAGCTTCAGCGCTCATGCCGAGAAGAAAGACAGCTTCAGCGTCTGCTGGACGCTCTACGCCGGCTGGATGCCCTGGGGCCACGCCAGTACCTCCGGCATCATCGACAAATGGGCGAAGAAATACGGCATCGACATCGATGTCGTGCAGCTCAACGACTACGTCGAATCCATCAACCAGTACAGCGTCGGTCAGTTCGACGGCTGCACCATGACCAACATGGATGCCCTGACCATCCCCGCCGCCGGTGGTGTGGACAGCACCGCGCTGATCGTCGGTGATTACTCCAACGGCAACGACGGCCTGCTGATCAAGGGCGAGGGCAAGACCCTGGCCGACATCAAAGGCATGCAGGTCAACCTGGTGGAGCTGTCGGTCTCCCACTACTTCCTCGCCCGTGCGCTGGAGTCGGCAGGCATGAGCGAGCGTGACGTGACGGTGGTGAACACCTCCGACGCCGACATCATCGCCGCCTATACCACCCCCAGCGTGCAGGCCGCCGCCACCTGGAACCCGATGCTCGCCGAAATCATCGCCCAGCCCGGCAGCACCCAGGTGTTCGACTCCTCGAAGATCCCCGGTGAAATCCTCGACATGATGGTGGTCAATACCCAGACCCTGAAGGACAACCCAGACTTCGGCAAAGCCCTGGTCGGCGCCTGGTTCGAGATTCTCGAACTGATGCAATCCGGCACGCCCGAAGCCACCGAAGCCCTGACCGAAATGGCCAAGGCCTCCGGCACCGACCTGGCCGGCTACCAGGCGCAACTGGCGACCACCAAGCTGTTCTACACGCCGCAGGAAACCCTGGACTTCGTCACCAGCCCGGCCCTGCCGGAGACCATGACCAAGGTCGCCAACTTCAGCTTCGAGCACGGCATCCTTGGTGAAGGCGCGCGCAGCGCTGACGCCATCGGCATGACCTTCGCGGGCGACGTGACTACCGGCGACAGTGCCAACATCAAGCTGCGTTTCGACCCGAGCTACGTACAGATGGCCGTCGACGGCAAGCTCTGA
- a CDS encoding isopenicillin N synthase family dioxygenase produces MAHTHFTSIPLIDVSGLYSEHFAERQRVADELGRAAREVGFLQITGHGISRELRDGLVDQARRFFARPLEEKMRFYIGQSSNHSGYVPEGEEQFVGGSKDLKEAYDVNYDYTEAAQVYPLLGPTQWPDSADFKREVGAYYRAALALGDTLFRGFALALGLPEDTFAGITRQPTSQLRMIHYPLDPDPVADRPGIGAHTDYECFTILLPTAEGLQVLNGDGQWIDVPLVEDAFVINIGDMLEVLSNGNFVATSHRVRKVSEERFAFPLFCACDYPTRIAPITGLPARGERVYTPVNCGDHLFAQTAQTFRYLRERLEDGSLQLPDGAAGLSSFGQTRQEVTV; encoded by the coding sequence ATGGCGCATACCCATTTCACCTCGATTCCCCTGATCGACGTCTCGGGCTTGTATAGCGAGCATTTTGCCGAGCGCCAGCGCGTAGCCGATGAGCTGGGCCGTGCCGCGCGCGAGGTCGGCTTCCTGCAGATTACCGGGCACGGCATTTCGCGTGAGCTGCGCGACGGTTTGGTCGACCAAGCGCGCCGCTTCTTCGCCCGCCCGCTGGAGGAGAAGATGCGTTTTTACATCGGTCAGTCGAGCAACCACAGCGGTTACGTGCCGGAGGGCGAGGAGCAGTTTGTCGGCGGCAGCAAGGATCTGAAAGAGGCCTACGACGTCAATTACGACTACACCGAGGCGGCGCAGGTCTATCCGCTGTTGGGTCCGACCCAGTGGCCGGACTCGGCAGACTTCAAGCGCGAGGTCGGCGCTTACTACCGCGCGGCGCTGGCGCTGGGCGACACGCTGTTTCGTGGCTTCGCCCTGGCGCTGGGGTTGCCCGAGGACACCTTCGCTGGCATCACCCGGCAGCCCACCAGCCAGTTGCGCATGATCCATTACCCGCTCGATCCCGATCCGGTGGCCGACCGTCCCGGTATCGGCGCGCACACCGACTACGAGTGCTTCACCATCCTCTTGCCTACCGCTGAAGGCTTGCAGGTGCTTAACGGCGACGGGCAGTGGATCGATGTGCCGCTGGTGGAGGACGCCTTCGTGATCAATATCGGCGACATGCTCGAAGTGCTCAGCAACGGTAACTTCGTCGCCACCTCGCACCGCGTGCGCAAGGTTAGCGAGGAGCGTTTCGCCTTTCCGCTGTTCTGCGCCTGCGACTACCCGACGCGCATCGCGCCGATTACCGGCTTGCCGGCGCGCGGTGAGCGTGTGTACACGCCTGTGAATTGTGGCGACCACCTGTTCGCCCAGACCGCGCAGACCTTCCGCTA